From Salinirubellus salinus, the proteins below share one genomic window:
- a CDS encoding Glu/Leu/Phe/Val family dehydrogenase produces MTDEANPFESLQEQLDDAAAYVDVSPDVLERLKNPERVLETNLSIEMDDGNLRTFRAFRSQFNGDRGPYKGGIRYHPGVTRDEVKALSGWMVYKCAVVDIPYGGGKGGIAVDPRELSDGELERLTRAFAKELRPIIGEDKDIPAPDVNTGQREMNWIKDTYEKLENTTAPGVITGKALESGGSEGRVEATGRSTMLTAREAFDYLGKRIEGASVAVQGYGNAGSVAARLLESQLGANVVAVSDSSGAIYHPGGLDAAAVRSYKDETGSVTGYSGAKRELTNEELLTLDVDLLIPAALENAIDGELARDVQADIVVEAANGPLTPDADDVLTERDVQVFPDILANAGGVTVSYFEWVQNRQRFYWPESRVNEELERHIVDAFDGLVRAYENHNLPNFRMAAYVVAIERVVKAYREGGTWP; encoded by the coding sequence ATGACAGACGAAGCGAACCCCTTCGAGTCCCTGCAGGAGCAACTCGACGACGCTGCGGCGTACGTCGACGTATCCCCGGACGTGCTGGAGCGACTGAAGAACCCCGAACGCGTGCTCGAGACCAACCTCTCCATCGAGATGGACGACGGGAACCTCCGGACGTTCCGCGCCTTCCGCTCGCAGTTCAACGGCGACCGCGGCCCGTACAAGGGCGGTATCCGCTATCACCCCGGTGTCACCCGTGACGAGGTGAAGGCGCTCTCGGGATGGATGGTCTACAAGTGCGCCGTCGTAGACATCCCCTACGGCGGTGGCAAGGGCGGTATCGCCGTCGACCCCCGCGAGCTCTCCGACGGCGAACTGGAGCGACTCACTCGCGCGTTCGCGAAGGAACTCCGACCCATCATCGGCGAGGACAAGGACATCCCCGCCCCCGACGTGAACACCGGCCAGCGCGAGATGAACTGGATCAAGGACACCTACGAGAAGCTCGAGAACACCACCGCCCCCGGCGTCATCACCGGGAAGGCGCTCGAGTCGGGCGGCAGCGAGGGCCGCGTCGAGGCCACGGGCCGCTCGACGATGCTCACCGCCCGCGAGGCGTTCGACTACCTCGGCAAGCGCATCGAGGGAGCCAGCGTCGCCGTCCAGGGCTACGGCAACGCCGGCAGCGTCGCCGCCCGCCTGCTCGAGTCACAGCTCGGTGCGAACGTCGTCGCCGTGTCGGACTCCTCGGGAGCCATCTACCACCCCGGTGGGCTGGACGCCGCCGCCGTCCGCAGTTACAAGGACGAGACCGGCTCCGTAACCGGCTACAGCGGCGCGAAGAGGGAACTCACGAACGAGGAACTGCTCACGCTCGACGTGGACCTCCTCATCCCCGCGGCGCTGGAGAACGCCATCGACGGCGAACTCGCCCGTGACGTGCAGGCCGACATCGTCGTCGAGGCCGCCAACGGGCCACTCACCCCCGACGCCGACGACGTGCTGACCGAACGCGACGTGCAGGTCTTCCCCGACATCCTCGCCAACGCCGGCGGCGTCACCGTCTCGTACTTCGAGTGGGTCCAGAACCGACAGCGGTTCTACTGGCCCGAGTCCCGCGTGAACGAGGAACTCGAGCGGCACATCGTCGACGCGTTCGACGGCCTCGTCCGGGCCTACGAGAACCACAACCTGCCGAACTTCCGGATGGCCGCGTACGTGGTGGCGATAGAGCGGGTGGTGAAGGCGTACCGGGAGGGCGGGACCTGGCCCTGA
- a CDS encoding NUDIX hydrolase: MADRSFTPQGFVGPGAGPVSAGQRRGAKALVRTGDRVLLVRERHADGSPFWTLPGGGVEPSESLRGGLQRELVEELGCDSVVADAWGSFQYAHRSKPGVVSTYTIYETWLLDEPTPNGREGVTGYDWVDPATPPAETLPQVVGVLADVVNDQN; this comes from the coding sequence ATGGCTGACAGGTCGTTCACTCCACAGGGGTTCGTCGGTCCCGGGGCGGGACCGGTCTCCGCCGGGCAACGGCGCGGGGCGAAAGCCCTCGTCCGCACCGGCGACCGGGTCCTGCTCGTCCGGGAGCGCCACGCCGACGGCTCCCCGTTCTGGACGCTCCCCGGCGGTGGTGTCGAGCCGAGCGAGTCGTTGCGCGGCGGACTCCAGCGTGAACTCGTCGAGGAACTCGGCTGTGACTCCGTCGTCGCCGACGCGTGGGGGAGCTTCCAGTACGCCCACCGGTCGAAGCCGGGCGTCGTCTCCACCTACACCATCTACGAGACGTGGCTGCTAGACGAGCCCACGCCGAACGGCCGGGAGGGCGTGACGGGGTACGACTGGGTGGACCCGGCGACACCACCGGCAGAGACGCTCCCGCAGGTGGTGGGCGTGCTAGCGGACGTGGTGAACGACCAGAACTGA
- the mvaD gene encoding phosphomevalonate decarboxylase MvaD, which translates to MKATARAHPIQGLVKYHGMRDEELRLPYHDSISLCTAPSASTTTVEFGAVDEDVVVIDGETVDGRGLERVLHVVDHVRDLAGIDDAVRFESESNFPTNIGFGSSSSGFAAAAVAACEAAGLDLTHEEMSAIARRGSSSAARAVTGAFSHLRTGLNDEDCRSERIPVPDEFEEDLRIVACEIPAFKHTEEAHKEAAESHMFEARLAHIHGQIAEMRDGLRRADFDDVYGLAEEDSLSLAATTMTGPAAWVYWKPETLEVFETVRELRREADVPVYFSVDTGASVYLNTTRDAVDEVQAAIEDLGIETRVWRLGGPARVLDESEALF; encoded by the coding sequence ATGAAGGCCACCGCTCGCGCCCACCCCATCCAGGGACTCGTCAAGTACCACGGGATGCGTGACGAGGAACTCCGACTGCCGTACCACGACTCCATCAGCCTCTGTACCGCGCCGTCCGCCTCGACCACCACCGTCGAGTTCGGCGCGGTGGACGAGGACGTCGTCGTCATCGACGGCGAGACGGTCGACGGCCGGGGCCTCGAGCGCGTCCTCCACGTCGTCGACCACGTCCGCGACCTCGCGGGCATCGACGACGCCGTCAGGTTCGAGAGCGAGTCGAACTTCCCGACCAACATCGGCTTCGGCTCCTCGTCCTCCGGGTTCGCCGCGGCCGCCGTCGCCGCCTGCGAGGCCGCCGGCCTCGACCTGACCCACGAGGAGATGTCGGCCATCGCCCGCCGTGGCTCCTCCTCGGCCGCCCGTGCCGTGACGGGCGCGTTCTCCCACCTCCGGACCGGGCTCAACGACGAGGACTGTCGCTCCGAGCGCATCCCCGTCCCCGACGAGTTCGAGGAGGACCTCCGCATCGTCGCCTGCGAGATCCCCGCGTTCAAACACACCGAGGAGGCCCACAAGGAGGCCGCGGAGAGCCACATGTTCGAGGCACGGCTGGCACACATCCACGGCCAGATCGCCGAGATGCGCGACGGCCTCCGCCGTGCGGACTTCGACGACGTGTACGGGCTCGCCGAGGAGGACTCGCTCTCGCTGGCCGCGACGACGATGACCGGCCCCGCCGCGTGGGTCTACTGGAAGCCCGAGACGCTGGAGGTGTTCGAGACGGTCCGCGAACTCCGCCGCGAGGCGGACGTCCCGGTCTACTTCTCCGTCGACACCGGCGCGAGCGTCTACCTCAACACCACGCGCGACGCCGTCGACGAGGTCCAGGCGGCCATCGAGGACCTCGGCATCGAGACGCGCGTCTGGAGATTGGGCGGCCCGGCCCGCGTCCTCGACGAGTCCGAGGCACTGTTCTGA
- a CDS encoding CPBP family intramembrane glutamic endopeptidase, protein MSSVSDTRYGPELPGDDAGRARTGRGRVRALFVAVLLTAVGLGAGTLLGAVPVVVEVVRSGTAEFGVGLLVTSLVFTMLGYALVGGLYARRYLRVEVRVPTRRDLLWTVAGLFGTLAAITILGLAAFSLGLQGAPNSVGVAGQEAPVFLLAVAVLSILLVGPAEELLFRGAIQGRLRESFGPVGAILGASILFGSIHLVAVVGTLGESLVSVGLITVVSLVLGYVYERTRNVVVPALVHGFYNATLLTLSYLAL, encoded by the coding sequence GTGAGTTCCGTCTCAGACACCCGATACGGCCCCGAACTGCCCGGTGACGACGCGGGACGGGCCCGGACCGGCCGCGGCCGCGTCCGCGCCCTCTTCGTGGCCGTCCTCCTGACCGCCGTCGGTCTCGGCGCCGGTACCCTGCTGGGTGCCGTCCCGGTGGTCGTCGAGGTGGTCCGTTCCGGTACCGCAGAGTTCGGCGTGGGCCTCCTCGTGACCAGCCTCGTGTTCACGATGCTCGGCTACGCGCTCGTGGGCGGGCTGTACGCCCGCCGCTACCTCCGTGTCGAGGTCCGCGTCCCGACGAGACGTGACCTCCTCTGGACCGTCGCGGGCCTGTTCGGCACGCTCGCTGCCATCACCATCCTCGGGCTCGCCGCGTTCAGCCTCGGCCTGCAGGGCGCCCCGAACAGCGTCGGCGTCGCCGGACAGGAGGCACCCGTCTTCCTCCTCGCCGTCGCCGTCCTCTCCATCCTGCTCGTCGGTCCCGCCGAGGAACTCCTCTTCCGCGGGGCCATCCAGGGACGACTCCGCGAGTCGTTCGGCCCGGTCGGCGCCATCCTCGGCGCGAGCATCCTGTTCGGGAGCATCCACCTCGTCGCCGTCGTCGGGACGCTCGGCGAGTCGCTGGTCTCCGTCGGCCTCATCACCGTCGTCTCGCTCGTGCTGGGGTACGTCTACGAGCGCACCCGGAACGTCGTCGTCCCCGCGCTCGTCCACGGGTTCTACAACGCGACGTTGCTGACACTGTCGTACCTCGCGCTCTGA
- the mmsA gene encoding CoA-acylating methylmalonate-semialdehyde dehydrogenase, which produces MEELRSGTVRNFVGGEWTTGAGDPIPVTDPGSGESMGAVTVSTEADVDAAVAAATEAYAEWSRRPVEERVQPLFRLKALLEDHQDELATLLATEHGKTFSEAKGELRRGIENVEVACGMPTLLKQGSGIVERAAPGIDESGIRQPLGVFAAITPFNFPGMIPLWFLPHAVATGNALLLKPSERDPHTPRRIVELCEEAGIPDGVVNLVNGQADTVNAILDHPGVAGVSFVGSTPVAEHVYERAAATGKRVQAQGGAKNHVLVSDSADLAFAAEQTVSSACACAGERCLANDVICVFEDVYDDFCEQVAAAAEAQTVGYGPDDPDVGALITEEHRERVEGFVEESVDAGARLLVDGRDVVVSGHEDGVYMGPTVLADVDPAMRVAREEVFGPVVALTSVSGMDEALSVLNGSEFGNAASLFTGRGGEAQRFRREADAGNLAVNAGTAAPMAFFHFGGEKASFFGDLHAQADDAVRFYTDQTVYIERWPDA; this is translated from the coding sequence ATGGAGGAACTCCGGTCCGGGACGGTTCGGAACTTCGTCGGAGGCGAGTGGACGACGGGCGCAGGCGACCCGATACCCGTGACAGACCCCGGCTCCGGCGAATCGATGGGTGCGGTGACGGTCAGCACCGAGGCGGACGTGGACGCCGCGGTCGCGGCCGCGACAGAGGCGTACGCGGAGTGGTCGCGCCGGCCGGTCGAGGAGCGCGTCCAGCCGCTGTTCCGGCTGAAGGCGCTGCTGGAGGACCACCAGGACGAACTGGCGACGTTGCTCGCGACGGAGCACGGCAAGACGTTCTCCGAGGCGAAGGGCGAACTCCGCCGGGGAATCGAGAACGTCGAGGTCGCGTGTGGGATGCCGACCCTCCTGAAGCAGGGCTCCGGCATCGTCGAGCGGGCGGCGCCCGGCATCGACGAGAGCGGCATCCGCCAGCCGCTGGGCGTGTTCGCCGCCATCACGCCGTTCAACTTCCCCGGGATGATCCCCCTCTGGTTCCTGCCCCACGCGGTGGCGACGGGGAACGCACTCCTGTTGAAGCCGAGCGAGCGCGACCCGCACACGCCGCGGCGCATCGTCGAACTCTGTGAGGAGGCCGGCATCCCCGACGGCGTGGTGAACCTCGTCAACGGCCAGGCGGACACCGTGAACGCCATCCTCGACCACCCGGGTGTCGCGGGCGTCTCGTTCGTCGGGTCGACGCCCGTGGCCGAACACGTCTACGAGCGTGCCGCCGCGACGGGGAAACGCGTACAGGCACAGGGCGGCGCGAAGAACCACGTCCTCGTGAGCGACTCCGCCGACCTCGCGTTCGCCGCGGAGCAGACCGTCTCCTCGGCCTGTGCCTGCGCGGGCGAGCGATGTCTCGCCAACGACGTGATCTGCGTCTTCGAGGACGTCTACGACGACTTCTGCGAGCAGGTGGCAGCGGCGGCCGAGGCCCAGACGGTGGGGTACGGTCCGGACGACCCGGACGTGGGCGCACTCATCACGGAGGAACACCGCGAGCGGGTCGAGGGGTTCGTCGAGGAGAGCGTCGACGCGGGCGCCCGCCTGCTCGTCGACGGGCGAGACGTGGTGGTGTCGGGCCACGAGGACGGCGTCTACATGGGTCCGACCGTCCTCGCCGACGTGGACCCCGCGATGCGGGTGGCCCGCGAGGAGGTGTTCGGCCCCGTCGTGGCCCTCACGTCGGTGTCGGGGATGGACGAGGCGCTCTCGGTGCTGAACGGGAGCGAGTTCGGCAACGCCGCCAGTCTGTTCACCGGCCGCGGTGGGGAGGCCCAGCGGTTCCGACGAGAGGCCGACGCCGGCAACCTCGCGGTCAACGCGGGCACCGCGGCCCCGATGGCGTTCTTCCACTTCGGCGGCGAGAAGGCGTCGTTCTTCGGTGACCTGCACGCGCAGGCCGACGACGCGGTGCGGTTCTACACGGACCAGACGGTGTACATCGAACGCTGGCCGGACGCCTGA